One window of Choristoneura fumiferana chromosome 13, NRCan_CFum_1, whole genome shotgun sequence genomic DNA carries:
- the LOC141434524 gene encoding acid sphingomyelinase-like phosphodiesterase 3b, producing MNPANFIVYITGLFWLTLTDAKIGYFWHITDLHYDPFHNSLELHRGCRHRGGSEHNHRNERHRDHTCDSSWALIQSAAALMAARHPDTLEFVLWTG from the exons ATGAATCCTGCTAACTTCATCGTGTACATTACCGGCCTGTTCTGGCTTACGCTGACTGATGCGAAAATTG GTTACTTCTGGCACATCACAGATCTTCATTATGACCCGTTTCACAACTCCCTGGAGCTGCATAGAG GCTGCAGGCACCGTGGCGGTTCCGAACACAACCATCGCAACGAAAGGCACCGCGACCACACCTGCGATAGCTCCTGGGCCCTGATACAGAGCGCGGCAGCCCTAATGGCTGCCAGGCATCCTGACACCTTGGAGTTCGTCCTGTGGACTGGGTAA